A single window of Symphalangus syndactylus isolate Jambi chromosome 4, NHGRI_mSymSyn1-v2.1_pri, whole genome shotgun sequence DNA harbors:
- the ACSL1 gene encoding long-chain-fatty-acid--CoA ligase 1 isoform X10 has translation MQAHELFRYFRMPELVDLRQYVRTLPTNTLMGFGAFAALTTFWYATRPKPLKPPCDLSMQSVEVAGSGGARRSALLDSDEPLVYFYDDVTTLYEGFQRGIHVSNNGPCLGSRKPDQPYEWLSYKQWVIIEQGCFAYSMVIVPLYDTLGNEAITYIVNKAELSLVFVDKPEKAKLLLEGVENKLIPGLKIIVLMDAYGSELVERGQKCGVEIISMKAMEDLGRANRRKPKPPAPEDLAVICFTSGTTGNPKGAMITHRNIVSDCSAFVKATEKALPLNASDTHISFLPLAHMYEQLLECVMLCHGAKIGFFQGDIRLLMDDLKVLQPTIFPVVPRLLNRMFDRIFGQANTTLKRWLLDFASKRKEAELRSGIIRNNSLWDRLIFHKVQSSLGGRVRLMVTGAAPVSATVLTFLRAALGCQFYEGYGQTECTAGCCLTMPGDWTAGHVGAPMPCSLIKLVDVEEMNYMAAEGEGEVCVKGPNVFQGYLKDPAKTAEALDKDGWLHTGDIGKWLPNGTLKIIDRKKHIFKLAQGEYIAPEKIENIYVRSEPVAQVFVHGDSLQAFLIAIVVPDVETLCSWARKRGFEGSFEELCRNKDVKKAILEDMVRLGKDSGLKPFEQVKGITLHPELFSIDNGLLTPTMKAKRPELRNYFRSQIDELYSTIKV, from the exons GGTAGTGGTGGTGCACGAAGATCCGCACTGCTTGACAGCGACGAGCCCTTGGTGTATTTCTATGATGATGTCACAACGTTATACGAAGGTTTCCAGAGGGGAATACACGTGTCAA atAATGGCCCTTGTTTAGGCTCTCGGAAACCAGACCAACCCTATGAATGGCTTTCATATAAACAG TGGGTGATTATTGAACAAGGATGCTTTGCTTATTCGATGGTGATCGTTCCACTTTATGATACCCTTGGAAATGAAGCCATCACATACATAGTCAACAAAG CTGAACTCTCTCTGGTTTTTGTTGACAAGCCAGAGAAGGCCAAACTCTTATTAGAGGGTGTAGAAAATAAGTTAATACCAGGCCTTAAAATCATAGTTCTCATGGATGCCTACGGCAGTGAACTGGTGGAACGAGGCCAGAAGTGTGGGGTGGAAATCATCAGCATGAAGGCGATGGAG GACCTGGGAAGAGCCAACAGACGGAAGCCCAAG CCTCCAGCACCTGAAGATCTTGCAGTAATTTGTTTCACAAGTGGAACTACAG GCAACCCCAAAGGAGCAATGATCACTCATCGAAACATAGTGAGCGATTGTTCAGCTTTTGTGAAAGCAACCGAG AAAGCACTTCCCTTGAATGCCAGTGACACACACATTTCATTTTTACCACTTGCACACATGTATGAACAGCTCTTGGAG TGTGTAATGCTGTGTCATGGAGCTAAAATCGGATTTTTCCAAGGAGATATCAGGCTGCTCATGGATGATCTCAAGGTGCTTCAGCCCACTATCTTCCCCGTGGTTCCAAGACTGCTGAACCGGATGTTTGACCGA ATTTTCGGACAAGCAAACACCACACTGAAGCGATGGCTCTTGGACTTCGCCTCCAAGAGGAAAGAAGCAGAGCTTCGCAGCGGCATCATCAGAAACAACAGCCTGTGGGACCGGCTGATCTTCCACAAAGTACAG TCGAGCCTGGGCGGAAGAGTCCGGCTGATGGTGACAGGAGCCGCCCCGGTGTCTGCCACTGTGCTGACGTTCCTCAGAGCAGCCCTGGGCTGTCAG TTTTATGAAGGCTACGGACAGACCGAGTGCACTGCTGGGTGCTGCCTGACCATGCCTGGAGACTGGACCGCAG GCCATGTTGGGGCCCCGATGCCGTGCAGTTTGATAAAACTTGTTGATGTAGAAGAAATGAATTACATGGCCGCTGAGGGCGAGGGCGAG GTGTGTGTGAAAGGGCCAAATGTATTTCAGGGCTACTTGAAGGACCCAGCGAAAACAGCAGAAGCTTTGGACAAAGACGGCTGGTTACACACAGGGGACATTGGAAAATGGTTACCA AATGGCACGTTGAAGATTATTGACCGGAAAAAGCACATATTTAAGCTGGCACAAGGAGAATACATAGCCCCTGAAAAGATTGAAAATATCTACGTGCGAAGTGAGCCTGTTGCTCAGGTGTTTGTCCACGGAGACAGCCTGCAG GCATTTCTCATTGCAATTGTGGTACCAGATGTTGAGACATTATGTTCCTGGGCCCGAAAGAGAGGATTTGAAGGGTCCTTTGAGGAACTGTGCAGAAATAAG GATGTCAAAAAAGCTATCCTCGAAGACATGGTGAGACTTGGGAAGGATTCTGGTCTGAAACCATTTGAACAG GTCAAAGGCATCACACTGCACCCTGAATTATTTTCTATCGACAATGGCCTTCTGACTCCAACAATGAAGGCAAAAAGGCCGGAGCTGCGGAACTATTTCAGGTCGCAGATAGATGAACTCTATTCCACTATCAAGGTTTAG
- the ACSL1 gene encoding long-chain-fatty-acid--CoA ligase 1 isoform X1, translating into MQAHELFRYFRMPELVDLRQYVRTLPTNTLMGFGAFAALTTFWYATRPKPLKPPCDLSMQSVEVAGSGGARRSALLDSDEPLVYFYDDVTTLYEGFQRGIHVSNNGPCLGSRKPDQPYEWLSYKQVAELSECIGSALIQKGFKTAPDQFIGIFAQNRPEWVIIEQGCFAYSMVIVPLYDTLGNEAITYIVNKAELSLVFVDKPEKAKLLLEGVENKLIPGLKIIVLMDAYGSELVERGQKCGVEIISMKAMEDLGRANRRKPKPPAPEDLAVICFTSGTTGNPKGAMITHRNIVSDCSAFVKATENTVNPCPDDTLISFLPLAHMFERVVEKALPLNASDTHISFLPLAHMYEQLLECVMLCHGAKIGFFQGDIRLLMDDLKVLQPTIFPVVPRLLNRMFDRIFGQANTTLKRWLLDFASKRKEAELRSGIIRNNSLWDRLIFHKVQSSLGGRVRLMVTGAAPVSATVLTFLRAALGCQFYEGYGQTECTAGCCLTMPGDWTAGHVGAPMPCSLIKLVDVEEMNYMAAEGEGEVCVKGPNVFQGYLKDPAKTAEALDKDGWLHTGDIGKWLPNGTLKIIDRKKHIFKLAQGEYIAPEKIENIYVRSEPVAQVFVHGDSLQAFLIAIVVPDVETLCSWARKRGFEGSFEELCRNKDVKKAILEDMVRLGKDSGLKPFEQVKGITLHPELFSIDNGLLTPTMKAKRPELRNYFRSQIDELYSTIKV; encoded by the exons GGTAGTGGTGGTGCACGAAGATCCGCACTGCTTGACAGCGACGAGCCCTTGGTGTATTTCTATGATGATGTCACAACGTTATACGAAGGTTTCCAGAGGGGAATACACGTGTCAA atAATGGCCCTTGTTTAGGCTCTCGGAAACCAGACCAACCCTATGAATGGCTTTCATATAAACAG GTTGCAGAATTGTCGGAGTGCATAGGCTCAGCACTGATCCAGAAGGGCTTCAAGACCGCCCCAGATCAGTTCATTGGCATCTTTGCTCAAAATAGACCTGAG TGGGTGATTATTGAACAAGGATGCTTTGCTTATTCGATGGTGATCGTTCCACTTTATGATACCCTTGGAAATGAAGCCATCACATACATAGTCAACAAAG CTGAACTCTCTCTGGTTTTTGTTGACAAGCCAGAGAAGGCCAAACTCTTATTAGAGGGTGTAGAAAATAAGTTAATACCAGGCCTTAAAATCATAGTTCTCATGGATGCCTACGGCAGTGAACTGGTGGAACGAGGCCAGAAGTGTGGGGTGGAAATCATCAGCATGAAGGCGATGGAG GACCTGGGAAGAGCCAACAGACGGAAGCCCAAG CCTCCAGCACCTGAAGATCTTGCAGTAATTTGTTTCACAAGTGGAACTACAG GCAACCCCAAAGGAGCAATGATCACTCATCGAAACATAGTGAGCGATTGTTCAGCTTTTGTGAAAGCAACCGAG AATACAGTCAATCCTTGCCCAGATGATACTTTGATATCTTTCTTGCCTCTCGCGCATATGTTTGAGAGAGTTGTAGAG AAAGCACTTCCCTTGAATGCCAGTGACACACACATTTCATTTTTACCACTTGCACACATGTATGAACAGCTCTTGGAG TGTGTAATGCTGTGTCATGGAGCTAAAATCGGATTTTTCCAAGGAGATATCAGGCTGCTCATGGATGATCTCAAGGTGCTTCAGCCCACTATCTTCCCCGTGGTTCCAAGACTGCTGAACCGGATGTTTGACCGA ATTTTCGGACAAGCAAACACCACACTGAAGCGATGGCTCTTGGACTTCGCCTCCAAGAGGAAAGAAGCAGAGCTTCGCAGCGGCATCATCAGAAACAACAGCCTGTGGGACCGGCTGATCTTCCACAAAGTACAG TCGAGCCTGGGCGGAAGAGTCCGGCTGATGGTGACAGGAGCCGCCCCGGTGTCTGCCACTGTGCTGACGTTCCTCAGAGCAGCCCTGGGCTGTCAG TTTTATGAAGGCTACGGACAGACCGAGTGCACTGCTGGGTGCTGCCTGACCATGCCTGGAGACTGGACCGCAG GCCATGTTGGGGCCCCGATGCCGTGCAGTTTGATAAAACTTGTTGATGTAGAAGAAATGAATTACATGGCCGCTGAGGGCGAGGGCGAG GTGTGTGTGAAAGGGCCAAATGTATTTCAGGGCTACTTGAAGGACCCAGCGAAAACAGCAGAAGCTTTGGACAAAGACGGCTGGTTACACACAGGGGACATTGGAAAATGGTTACCA AATGGCACGTTGAAGATTATTGACCGGAAAAAGCACATATTTAAGCTGGCACAAGGAGAATACATAGCCCCTGAAAAGATTGAAAATATCTACGTGCGAAGTGAGCCTGTTGCTCAGGTGTTTGTCCACGGAGACAGCCTGCAG GCATTTCTCATTGCAATTGTGGTACCAGATGTTGAGACATTATGTTCCTGGGCCCGAAAGAGAGGATTTGAAGGGTCCTTTGAGGAACTGTGCAGAAATAAG GATGTCAAAAAAGCTATCCTCGAAGACATGGTGAGACTTGGGAAGGATTCTGGTCTGAAACCATTTGAACAG GTCAAAGGCATCACACTGCACCCTGAATTATTTTCTATCGACAATGGCCTTCTGACTCCAACAATGAAGGCAAAAAGGCCGGAGCTGCGGAACTATTTCAGGTCGCAGATAGATGAACTCTATTCCACTATCAAGGTTTAG
- the ACSL1 gene encoding long-chain-fatty-acid--CoA ligase 1 isoform X7, which produces MQAHELFRYFRMPELVDLRQYVRTLPTNTLMGFGAFAALTTFWYATRPKPLKPPCDLSMQSVEVAGSGGARRSALLDSDEPLVYFYDDVTTLYEGFQRGIHVSNNGPCLGSRKPDQPYEWLSYKQVAELSECIGSALIQKGFKTAPDQFIGIFAQNRPEWVIIEQGCFAYSMVIVPLYDTLGNEAITYIVNKAELSLVFVDKPEKAKLLLEGVENKLIPGLKIIVLMDAYGSELVERGQKCGVEIISMKAMEDLGRANRRKPKPPAPEDLAVICFTSGTTGNPKGAMITHRNIVSDCSAFVKATENTVNPCPDDTLISFLPLAHMFERVVECVMLCHGAKIGFFQGDIRLLMDDLKVLQPTIFPVVPRLLNRMFDRIFGQANTTLKRWLLDFASKRKEAELRSGIIRNNSLWDRLIFHKVQSSLGGRVRLMVTGAAPVSATVLTFLRAALGCQFYEGYGQTECTAGCCLTMPGDWTAGHVGAPMPCSLIKLVDVEEMNYMAAEGEGEVCVKGPNVFQGYLKDPAKTAEALDKDGWLHTGDIGKWLPNGTLKIIDRKKHIFKLAQGEYIAPEKIENIYVRSEPVAQVFVHGDSLQAFLIAIVVPDVETLCSWARKRGFEGSFEELCRNKDVKKAILEDMVRLGKDSGLKPFEQTSEYDPESYSKNRMPVLC; this is translated from the exons GGTAGTGGTGGTGCACGAAGATCCGCACTGCTTGACAGCGACGAGCCCTTGGTGTATTTCTATGATGATGTCACAACGTTATACGAAGGTTTCCAGAGGGGAATACACGTGTCAA atAATGGCCCTTGTTTAGGCTCTCGGAAACCAGACCAACCCTATGAATGGCTTTCATATAAACAG GTTGCAGAATTGTCGGAGTGCATAGGCTCAGCACTGATCCAGAAGGGCTTCAAGACCGCCCCAGATCAGTTCATTGGCATCTTTGCTCAAAATAGACCTGAG TGGGTGATTATTGAACAAGGATGCTTTGCTTATTCGATGGTGATCGTTCCACTTTATGATACCCTTGGAAATGAAGCCATCACATACATAGTCAACAAAG CTGAACTCTCTCTGGTTTTTGTTGACAAGCCAGAGAAGGCCAAACTCTTATTAGAGGGTGTAGAAAATAAGTTAATACCAGGCCTTAAAATCATAGTTCTCATGGATGCCTACGGCAGTGAACTGGTGGAACGAGGCCAGAAGTGTGGGGTGGAAATCATCAGCATGAAGGCGATGGAG GACCTGGGAAGAGCCAACAGACGGAAGCCCAAG CCTCCAGCACCTGAAGATCTTGCAGTAATTTGTTTCACAAGTGGAACTACAG GCAACCCCAAAGGAGCAATGATCACTCATCGAAACATAGTGAGCGATTGTTCAGCTTTTGTGAAAGCAACCGAG AATACAGTCAATCCTTGCCCAGATGATACTTTGATATCTTTCTTGCCTCTCGCGCATATGTTTGAGAGAGTTGTAGAG TGTGTAATGCTGTGTCATGGAGCTAAAATCGGATTTTTCCAAGGAGATATCAGGCTGCTCATGGATGATCTCAAGGTGCTTCAGCCCACTATCTTCCCCGTGGTTCCAAGACTGCTGAACCGGATGTTTGACCGA ATTTTCGGACAAGCAAACACCACACTGAAGCGATGGCTCTTGGACTTCGCCTCCAAGAGGAAAGAAGCAGAGCTTCGCAGCGGCATCATCAGAAACAACAGCCTGTGGGACCGGCTGATCTTCCACAAAGTACAG TCGAGCCTGGGCGGAAGAGTCCGGCTGATGGTGACAGGAGCCGCCCCGGTGTCTGCCACTGTGCTGACGTTCCTCAGAGCAGCCCTGGGCTGTCAG TTTTATGAAGGCTACGGACAGACCGAGTGCACTGCTGGGTGCTGCCTGACCATGCCTGGAGACTGGACCGCAG GCCATGTTGGGGCCCCGATGCCGTGCAGTTTGATAAAACTTGTTGATGTAGAAGAAATGAATTACATGGCCGCTGAGGGCGAGGGCGAG GTGTGTGTGAAAGGGCCAAATGTATTTCAGGGCTACTTGAAGGACCCAGCGAAAACAGCAGAAGCTTTGGACAAAGACGGCTGGTTACACACAGGGGACATTGGAAAATGGTTACCA AATGGCACGTTGAAGATTATTGACCGGAAAAAGCACATATTTAAGCTGGCACAAGGAGAATACATAGCCCCTGAAAAGATTGAAAATATCTACGTGCGAAGTGAGCCTGTTGCTCAGGTGTTTGTCCACGGAGACAGCCTGCAG GCATTTCTCATTGCAATTGTGGTACCAGATGTTGAGACATTATGTTCCTGGGCCCGAAAGAGAGGATTTGAAGGGTCCTTTGAGGAACTGTGCAGAAATAAG GATGTCAAAAAAGCTATCCTCGAAGACATGGTGAGACTTGGGAAGGATTCTGGTCTGAAACCATTTGAACAG ACATCAGAATATGATCCTGAATCCTATTCTAAGAATAGGATGCCTGTCCTTTGTTGA
- the ACSL1 gene encoding long-chain-fatty-acid--CoA ligase 1 isoform X8, with protein sequence MQAHELFRYFRMPELVDLRQYVRTLPTNTLMGFGAFAALTTFWYATRPKPLKPPCDLSMQSVEVAGSGGARRSALLDSDEPLVYFYDDVTTLYEGFQRGIHVSNNGPCLGSRKPDQPYEWLSYKQVAELSECIGSALIQKGFKTAPDQFIGIFAQNRPEWVIIEQGCFAYSMVIVPLYDTLGNEAITYIVNKAELSLVFVDKPEKAKLLLEGVENKLIPGLKIIVLMDAYGSELVERGQKCGVEIISMKAMEDLGRANRRKPKPPAPEDLAVICFTSGTTGNPKGAMITHRNIVSDCSAFVKATEKALPLNASDTHISFLPLAHMYEQLLECVMLCHGAKIGFFQGDIRLLMDDLKVLQPTIFPVVPRLLNRMFDRIFGQANTTLKRWLLDFASKRKEAELRSGIIRNNSLWDRLIFHKVQSSLGGRVRLMVTGAAPVSATVLTFLRAALGCQFYEGYGQTECTAGCCLTMPGDWTAGHVGAPMPCSLIKLVDVEEMNYMAAEGEGEVCVKGPNVFQGYLKDPAKTAEALDKDGWLHTGDIGKWLPNGTLKIIDRKKHIFKLAQGEYIAPEKIENIYVRSEPVAQVFVHGDSLQAFLIAIVVPDVETLCSWARKRGFEGSFEELCRNKDVKKAILEDMVRLGKDSGLKPFEQTSEYDPESYSKNRMPVLC encoded by the exons GGTAGTGGTGGTGCACGAAGATCCGCACTGCTTGACAGCGACGAGCCCTTGGTGTATTTCTATGATGATGTCACAACGTTATACGAAGGTTTCCAGAGGGGAATACACGTGTCAA atAATGGCCCTTGTTTAGGCTCTCGGAAACCAGACCAACCCTATGAATGGCTTTCATATAAACAG GTTGCAGAATTGTCGGAGTGCATAGGCTCAGCACTGATCCAGAAGGGCTTCAAGACCGCCCCAGATCAGTTCATTGGCATCTTTGCTCAAAATAGACCTGAG TGGGTGATTATTGAACAAGGATGCTTTGCTTATTCGATGGTGATCGTTCCACTTTATGATACCCTTGGAAATGAAGCCATCACATACATAGTCAACAAAG CTGAACTCTCTCTGGTTTTTGTTGACAAGCCAGAGAAGGCCAAACTCTTATTAGAGGGTGTAGAAAATAAGTTAATACCAGGCCTTAAAATCATAGTTCTCATGGATGCCTACGGCAGTGAACTGGTGGAACGAGGCCAGAAGTGTGGGGTGGAAATCATCAGCATGAAGGCGATGGAG GACCTGGGAAGAGCCAACAGACGGAAGCCCAAG CCTCCAGCACCTGAAGATCTTGCAGTAATTTGTTTCACAAGTGGAACTACAG GCAACCCCAAAGGAGCAATGATCACTCATCGAAACATAGTGAGCGATTGTTCAGCTTTTGTGAAAGCAACCGAG AAAGCACTTCCCTTGAATGCCAGTGACACACACATTTCATTTTTACCACTTGCACACATGTATGAACAGCTCTTGGAG TGTGTAATGCTGTGTCATGGAGCTAAAATCGGATTTTTCCAAGGAGATATCAGGCTGCTCATGGATGATCTCAAGGTGCTTCAGCCCACTATCTTCCCCGTGGTTCCAAGACTGCTGAACCGGATGTTTGACCGA ATTTTCGGACAAGCAAACACCACACTGAAGCGATGGCTCTTGGACTTCGCCTCCAAGAGGAAAGAAGCAGAGCTTCGCAGCGGCATCATCAGAAACAACAGCCTGTGGGACCGGCTGATCTTCCACAAAGTACAG TCGAGCCTGGGCGGAAGAGTCCGGCTGATGGTGACAGGAGCCGCCCCGGTGTCTGCCACTGTGCTGACGTTCCTCAGAGCAGCCCTGGGCTGTCAG TTTTATGAAGGCTACGGACAGACCGAGTGCACTGCTGGGTGCTGCCTGACCATGCCTGGAGACTGGACCGCAG GCCATGTTGGGGCCCCGATGCCGTGCAGTTTGATAAAACTTGTTGATGTAGAAGAAATGAATTACATGGCCGCTGAGGGCGAGGGCGAG GTGTGTGTGAAAGGGCCAAATGTATTTCAGGGCTACTTGAAGGACCCAGCGAAAACAGCAGAAGCTTTGGACAAAGACGGCTGGTTACACACAGGGGACATTGGAAAATGGTTACCA AATGGCACGTTGAAGATTATTGACCGGAAAAAGCACATATTTAAGCTGGCACAAGGAGAATACATAGCCCCTGAAAAGATTGAAAATATCTACGTGCGAAGTGAGCCTGTTGCTCAGGTGTTTGTCCACGGAGACAGCCTGCAG GCATTTCTCATTGCAATTGTGGTACCAGATGTTGAGACATTATGTTCCTGGGCCCGAAAGAGAGGATTTGAAGGGTCCTTTGAGGAACTGTGCAGAAATAAG GATGTCAAAAAAGCTATCCTCGAAGACATGGTGAGACTTGGGAAGGATTCTGGTCTGAAACCATTTGAACAG ACATCAGAATATGATCCTGAATCCTATTCTAAGAATAGGATGCCTGTCCTTTGTTGA
- the ACSL1 gene encoding long-chain-fatty-acid--CoA ligase 1 isoform X4 encodes MQAHELFRYFRMPELVDLRQYVRTLPTNTLMGFGAFAALTTFWYATRPKPLKPPCDLSMQSVEVAGSGGARRSALLDSDEPLVYFYDDVTTLYEGFQRGIHVSNNGPCLGSRKPDQPYEWLSYKQVAELSECIGSALIQKGFKTAPDQFIGIFAQNRPEWVIIEQGCFAYSMVIVPLYDTLGNEAITYIVNKAELSLVFVDKPEKAKLLLEGVENKLIPGLKIIVLMDAYGSELVERGQKCGVEIISMKAMEDLGRANRRKPKPPAPEDLAVICFTSGTTGNPKGAMITHRNIVSDCSAFVKATENTVNPCPDDTLISFLPLAHMFERVVEKALPLNASDTHISFLPLAHMYEQLLECVMLCHGAKIGFFQGDIRLLMDDLKVLQPTIFPVVPRLLNRMFDRIFGQANTTLKRWLLDFASKRKEAELRSGIIRNNSLWDRLIFHKVQSSLGGRVRLMVTGAAPVSATVLTFLRAALGCQFYEGYGQTECTAGCCLTMPGDWTAGHVGAPMPCSLIKLVDVEEMNYMAAEGEGEVCVKGPNVFQGYLKDPAKTAEALDKDGWLHTGDIGKWLPNGTLKIIDRKKHIFKLAQGEYIAPEKIENIYVRSEPVAQVFVHGDSLQAFLIAIVVPDVETLCSWARKRGFEGSFEELCRNKDVKKAILEDMVRLGKDSGLKPFEQTSEYDPESYSKNRMPVLC; translated from the exons GGTAGTGGTGGTGCACGAAGATCCGCACTGCTTGACAGCGACGAGCCCTTGGTGTATTTCTATGATGATGTCACAACGTTATACGAAGGTTTCCAGAGGGGAATACACGTGTCAA atAATGGCCCTTGTTTAGGCTCTCGGAAACCAGACCAACCCTATGAATGGCTTTCATATAAACAG GTTGCAGAATTGTCGGAGTGCATAGGCTCAGCACTGATCCAGAAGGGCTTCAAGACCGCCCCAGATCAGTTCATTGGCATCTTTGCTCAAAATAGACCTGAG TGGGTGATTATTGAACAAGGATGCTTTGCTTATTCGATGGTGATCGTTCCACTTTATGATACCCTTGGAAATGAAGCCATCACATACATAGTCAACAAAG CTGAACTCTCTCTGGTTTTTGTTGACAAGCCAGAGAAGGCCAAACTCTTATTAGAGGGTGTAGAAAATAAGTTAATACCAGGCCTTAAAATCATAGTTCTCATGGATGCCTACGGCAGTGAACTGGTGGAACGAGGCCAGAAGTGTGGGGTGGAAATCATCAGCATGAAGGCGATGGAG GACCTGGGAAGAGCCAACAGACGGAAGCCCAAG CCTCCAGCACCTGAAGATCTTGCAGTAATTTGTTTCACAAGTGGAACTACAG GCAACCCCAAAGGAGCAATGATCACTCATCGAAACATAGTGAGCGATTGTTCAGCTTTTGTGAAAGCAACCGAG AATACAGTCAATCCTTGCCCAGATGATACTTTGATATCTTTCTTGCCTCTCGCGCATATGTTTGAGAGAGTTGTAGAG AAAGCACTTCCCTTGAATGCCAGTGACACACACATTTCATTTTTACCACTTGCACACATGTATGAACAGCTCTTGGAG TGTGTAATGCTGTGTCATGGAGCTAAAATCGGATTTTTCCAAGGAGATATCAGGCTGCTCATGGATGATCTCAAGGTGCTTCAGCCCACTATCTTCCCCGTGGTTCCAAGACTGCTGAACCGGATGTTTGACCGA ATTTTCGGACAAGCAAACACCACACTGAAGCGATGGCTCTTGGACTTCGCCTCCAAGAGGAAAGAAGCAGAGCTTCGCAGCGGCATCATCAGAAACAACAGCCTGTGGGACCGGCTGATCTTCCACAAAGTACAG TCGAGCCTGGGCGGAAGAGTCCGGCTGATGGTGACAGGAGCCGCCCCGGTGTCTGCCACTGTGCTGACGTTCCTCAGAGCAGCCCTGGGCTGTCAG TTTTATGAAGGCTACGGACAGACCGAGTGCACTGCTGGGTGCTGCCTGACCATGCCTGGAGACTGGACCGCAG GCCATGTTGGGGCCCCGATGCCGTGCAGTTTGATAAAACTTGTTGATGTAGAAGAAATGAATTACATGGCCGCTGAGGGCGAGGGCGAG GTGTGTGTGAAAGGGCCAAATGTATTTCAGGGCTACTTGAAGGACCCAGCGAAAACAGCAGAAGCTTTGGACAAAGACGGCTGGTTACACACAGGGGACATTGGAAAATGGTTACCA AATGGCACGTTGAAGATTATTGACCGGAAAAAGCACATATTTAAGCTGGCACAAGGAGAATACATAGCCCCTGAAAAGATTGAAAATATCTACGTGCGAAGTGAGCCTGTTGCTCAGGTGTTTGTCCACGGAGACAGCCTGCAG GCATTTCTCATTGCAATTGTGGTACCAGATGTTGAGACATTATGTTCCTGGGCCCGAAAGAGAGGATTTGAAGGGTCCTTTGAGGAACTGTGCAGAAATAAG GATGTCAAAAAAGCTATCCTCGAAGACATGGTGAGACTTGGGAAGGATTCTGGTCTGAAACCATTTGAACAG ACATCAGAATATGATCCTGAATCCTATTCTAAGAATAGGATGCCTGTCCTTTGTTGA